The window TTTGTGAACGCAAGCTTTACAGCCTGTATCATTTCCCTGTACCAGCGGACTGACACCTTTGTCACGTACAACGTATCGTTTAAATCAATTTCACGTACTTCTTTATTCCTCGTCGCCATTTCAATCGATAATCCCGTTGCAAATTTAACGGAAGGCACCAGGGAATTTAAACCATAGGAAAGAACATCAAGAATTTTTGGCGGCGTGTGCAGAAGCCCTAAACAAGGCGAAGACAAGATCACCCCGGCCAGTTTGACTCGCTCTTCCTGCAATAGACGGATGGCAACAAGCCCTCCTAAACTATGTCCAAGCAAGAATATAGGCAAATCAAATTGGTAGGCAGCCTGTATCCACTCTTTCACTGCCGATATGTATTCATCAAAACGCTCAATATGGCCGCGCTTAGACCTGGATGTCGTTCCTTGCCCGGGCAAATCGCCCATTACTACATGAAAACCGGAATTTCTCCACATTTCAATGAGCCATCCATATCTGCCATGATGTTCAAAAGCGCCGTGAATCATGACAATGACGCCCTTTCCTTGTCCATCCTCGG of the Bacillus smithii genome contains:
- a CDS encoding alpha/beta fold hydrolase, producing the protein MWKWDPEDGQGKGVIVMIHGAFEHHGRYGWLIEMWRNSGFHVVMGDLPGQGTTSRSKRGHIERFDEYISAVKEWIQAAYQFDLPIFLLGHSLGGLVAIRLLQEERVKLAGVILSSPCLGLLHTPPKILDVLSYGLNSLVPSVKFATGLSIEMATRNKEVREIDLNDTLYVTKVSVRWYREMIQAVKLAFTNVSKMPDVPFLVMQAGDDKIVDKNEVKKWFQQLSLSEMHFKEWPKLYHEIFNEPEREEVFAYTKSFVENCLRSIGYVVD